AACCCTTGCTCAGAAAGTGATGGTGCACTGTGCTTTTGCCCTTGGGCCTTTTTAAGCCTATACTGACACCTGAGTTGGCAAACAGCAGTGAGCAAACGTGTTATGATGAAAGCTGTTGTCAGAGGAAACTTAAGGCAGTCCTATTGCCAGAGCATGGTGGTTAGACGTGTGAGGTGTTTACTGACTTGGGTTTATTGGTAGAGACCACAGATGAAATTGACTAATGTTTCATTCAGAAACCAGACCGTGATGACTGGGAGAATGGGCTGAACGCAATGGAGTGTGCACTGCACTTGGAAAAGAGTGTGAATCAGTCACTACTGGAACTTCACAAACTGGCTACTGACAAAAATGACCCCCATGTGAGTATTGGAGACAGGGGCTGAATGGAGGAAATCATTTGCCAGAGGACTTGGGAGAGCTGACCAAAAATTTTCTCCCATGTTCTCTTTTCTAGTTATGTGACTTCATTGAGACACATTACCTGAACGAGCAGGTGAAATCCATCAAAGAACTGGGTGACCACGTGACCAACTTGCGCAAGATGGGCGCCCCTGAATCTGGCATGGCAGAGTATCTCTTTGACAAGCACACCCTGGGACACAGTGAGAGCTAAGCTGATTTCCCCAAAGCCATGTGACCTCACTGGTCACTGAGGCAGTGCATGCATGTCTGCCTATATCTTTTCTATAAGTCGCACCAAAACATCTGCTTAAGTTCTTTAGTTTGTACCATTTCTTCAAATAAAGAATTTTGGTACCCAGCTATTGTCTTGAGATTGAGTATAAGTGTGCCAGCTTCCAGCTTTGCATCGTCGGTTACATTAATCACACTGAAACACCTAAAAAGAATACTTACATTTATTAAACTTCTTAGTTTGGGAAAGATAGTAAGATACAGGTGTGTTCAGACAGGAAGAGGCATCCCTGGTTCTGAATTACTTGCCAGAATATCATGGGAACATACTCTTGGGTTTCAACTGGTGTGTGCCTCTGACTCGGTCAGTCTACTGCTGCACCCAAGCAGCTGAGGACCAGGCTGTGAAGCATCACTTACGAGAGACAGGTTAGGTGTCAGCTTCATCACTGTGGAAGATTTCAGAGAATTCACATTGTAAGTTTCAGATTTACCTAGTGCCAGGCATGGTGTGTTAAGTGAGGAAAGGGGCTTGCTGTATAACCTTGAGGGCCTCAGTTTGACCCCTAGAACCTACATAAaagaagctgggtggtggtggcccatgcctgtaatcccagcactcgggaaggcagaggcaggactgcTGTGatttcgagaccagcctggtctacaatataagtccgggacagccaaggctacacacacaaaccctgtcttaaaacaaaacacatttatgAGGACAATGGTTGAAGCTGGTCTTAAACATACCTAGTGATCTATAAAAGATGGTCTAACACTAGCAGCGAGATAGAAATTGTTGCCCTCTGGTTTCCATTTTTGAAAAAGTGGGTGTTCTGGTTACAGATGAAACTAAGAATGTGGAAGTGGGAAGTTAGGACTGCCCATGTTGGGATCAAAGTGTGGGTGGGATGTTTCTAATTGGGCAGAAGTGTCCAAGAAATTTAAAAGTTAACATGGTAGATGTGTGACAGCTTTTAGGCCTTTTTGGGAAGTACTAAGTGAGGCCCTAAAGCCCTGAGAAGGTATCCCAGGAGACCATGACCAATGCCTGAGGTGAAGTGGGAATGCTTAGGTACAGGCTCTAGGCAAGCATTACTTGCCATCTAGCTGCTAGAGTAGAGAAACTGCCCCTTGGGGCTACAGCCTGGCTAGAGTTTTGGTTCTTCTCAAGGTTCTGCCAGTCATCCGTCCCCTACCAAGGTAAACAGCCTGGCCCACTCCCTGCTTCACCAATATAGCCTTCCCTTCAGCATTCTGTCAACACAATTTCACCTTCCAAGGTCTTAGGTAAGTAAAAGTCCTCCTTATCAAACAGTTCTTGCCAAGGTGGTTTCTAACCACCAGCTAGGGTAGGGACATACGTTTAACCCAAATGTCAGCAATAATGGAAGCTTGGGAAATTGTGGGGAATGGGTAGACTCAACTGGAACCATAGACATGTGAATGCAGGCCGTGGTCTGGGTCTACAGACCTGCTTTCCAAGCTGGTAGAGTGCTCCATTACAGTTTGTCTGTTGGTTGGCAGCTCATCCAAATGGGCTTGTCTAGGTTGAGCGGCAGGGCTCTCTGGAATGTTCAAGTTAAACTCCACCGTTTTCTTCATGTCACCAACTTTTTGGTTCTTTGTGGAAGCCTCATCACCTAGGAGCAATTCAACAGTGTttttggtggggctggagagctggcacagcagtcaagagcacttcctgctcttgcagaggacccgagtttgagtcccagcacttgaatcaggcagctcacaactgcctgtaattccaggggttctgacaccctcttctggcctctgagggtaccagcACTCATGTGGCATACATTCACAAAgacataaacatacataaaataaacctttaaaacaaAGTTCTTGGTCTCAGAAGTAATGGGTATTAGGCTTTTGTCTTTAGTGTCTATACCTGTGACTAAGTAAGGCTTGGAGGGTGCTGACCACTCAGGAGGGGAGACCATGGGAGTTTGGCTGAGGGGTGTCTGTGGGGCACTGTGGTAGTCTGGCCTCTCAAACAGCGGAACAGCCCTGTAGGTGTCCAGACTCTTAATTTTCCAGTCATTATCTTCCTGGTCCCTAGTGTTCTCTCTGTCCTTAGGCTGGCCCTGGGGGTAGCGTTCCTTCTTGAAGGACAATAGTTTGGTCTTTGAGCTTGTCCTGGGAGGATTGTGGTCACTGGACTGCAACCCCAAGAAGCGTCCAATGATGCCGCCGTGTTTGTTCTGGTCGTCATCGTCATCCTCAGACTGGATCTCCATGTCTTCTTCCTGCATGCTGGAAGGAGAAGGGATGCACAGGACTGAGTGGGTAGACAAAAGATGGAAGCAAGTGCCTGCCTAGGACCAAGGCTGCATGACTTTCGCCGCCCCTGATGGATCCGATCCTGTACTTCCCACGGAGTCCCTTGAGGACCAGTTCTCCTTAGACTCTCTCTTGCTCACTGGTAACATCCAACTCCCCGCTCTAGCATTACAGAGTtagggtgggtgggtgtgtgctcGTATGTGAGTGGAGTACCTATGTATGCctatgtgaaggccagaggactcTGCATCCTCAGAAAGCTATCTACCTTTGTTGGGACAGGGTCTCCCATTGGCCTGaagctcaccaattaggctagaCCATCTGGCCAGCCATCTCCAggcatctccctgcctctgccttggcactgggattacaagtgtgtgccaccatgcctgtctgtcatgtttcatgtgttctggagatcaaactcaggcttcTCTACTATAAGCAACAATAATTCCTGAATCCCACAGGCTCCTCTTTATCAGGCACCCTCCTGTTAGACCATCTCCCTCCAGCAATGGGAACTTCTGCTCCCAGTAAAGCTCAGATAAGGCCCAGCAGGATCTAGGCAAAATCAAGAATTTATGTTTTCCAGTGGAGGAGCAACATCTACCAAAAGACCTTTGGCTTCCTGGCAGCAGACTTCCTGAGGCCCCAGGAGGACCTTTAATCTGTAAGAAAAACGTTTACTTATCTCAGGATGGGGCCCCTTGCCTACATCCAAGGTCTGCCTGGCTCTAAGACCCACTTGCAGACCCAGGAAGAGGTCACCTCTTAGCCAAAGGCAACCTCTGTTCTGTGTCCTGCCCAGGCTTTGGTGTGGGTTAGAGCTTGCTCAGTTTGCTAGCTTGCACATTCCCTGGAGGTAGGGCCTGTGTATTACCCTTACCCTCCACTACCCCACCACAGGTTCAGTGCTGGGGTTTAGATGAAACAAATTCAAAAACATCTTCCAAAATGTTCCTAGTTAATTCTAGTTTCAGTGTAATGGACACTTTGAGTCAtaaaagagcagagagagaacagcAACGCTGTCAGATAACCCTGGGCTCGCTCAGCTCAGTCATGCAGAGGACTGTGTGGAAAGGCCCATTTGGCCCACTGTATCTACAAGGAATTCAGATGAAATGGGATTGTACAGAGGagagcatggctgctctgggTGGATGGAAGCCTTTTCTCTGTAGGACAGTCTATTCAGGAGGCCCTATCTCCTACTGGGACTGCCTTACTGTCCCTCCTCTACCCCAGGCTTCCCCCACTTCCACGTTCACACAAAAGCTAGTTCTTCTGATCAGAGTTAGGAAGCCAGTCTTGGCATCTCACTGCATTATCAATTACCGGCTGCCCCTGGAAAAGTCCTATTTCTTGCTGTATACATTCCAACTGTATACAAGGAAGGAGAGACTGGCCTGGAGGGGTTAACACAGCATAGTGGAAGGTTAAAAGCATGGAGgtaagcagggtgtggtggcgcgcagcatgtctctaatcccagcatttcaggaggcagaggcaggaagatctctgtgagttcagggctggTGCGGTCTACGTAGTGAGCTCCTGGACAGCCGTGTAGAGAGAGTCTGTCTTTAAAGGTACAGAATGGAGTGATAATTCctgcctgtagtcctagcactggagaggctaAGGCAAAaggattgtgaattcaaggctagcctggggtagTCAGAGATTCCAAGACGGCTTGGACTAGATAGTAGCAtacttgtctcaaacaaaacactgAAAGCCAAGATCatggtgcctgcctgtaatcccccAGTAACacaatgagtttgaagccagcctggactgtatGAGAGTCTCTCCCAAGAAAAACCagtccaaaataaataaagagtatGGAGCTGGAACCAGACACCTAGCTCAGATGTGTCTGTTCTTGGTCACTTATGTGACACTGGGCTGGGCAACTTTACTAACCTCTTTGAACCTGTACTTAGTTGCCTGAAAAGTAGAGATAACAAACAGAGGTTACTGAGAGGAGCTTAGCCCACTGGCTAGCCCTTACTGGGCATCCAGTATAGTGACAAGAACTGTTCCAAGTTGCCGGGAAAGCCTTATTCTTTTGGGGtttcccacccagttccctgGTACTACACACTTGATATTGAAGGTGGAGCCCATGAAGGAAGCCCGACGAGACTGGGCAGAGGCAACTGTGTAGGGCGGCTGAGGATCTGGCTCATTCCAGTATATGTCACGCTCCAAGGGAGGCAAATCCTGGTGCATCTCATCCACAGACAACAGGGAGACCTGGGTGCCAAGGACAGAGGTGCTATCAAATAGAGTGGGCAGACCAGGCAGGGCCATGAGCTTGCCTGATGCCTTAGGAAGCATCAACTCAAACTCTCTTGacctgtttccctgcctgtggcaATAGAAAAACTgctgacttctctctctctggacCCCACTTTGTCACaatctcctcctctctctcctctcatacCTGCAGGTGTCTATCAATGAGCCAGTTAGcctcataatcatcatcatcctctCCGAAGGGGTTGATGAGCTGCTCGGCCACCtaggggatggggaaagaggTGAGGCTCTGAGAACCTTGATACTCTGCTTGCCATCCCTAAGCCTTGCCCTCATGATGGCTTTCCTGCCTAACAACTATCTTCAAGGCCACAGTCTTGGGCCCCAGGCACATATTAGGTCTctaccctctgtccctccctctcccccttctgaGCCAGCCTGTCCCTGAAGACCACAGCTGTCCCTATGTTACTCAGCCAAGTCACCTTGATCTCACCCATGTTACTCATCTCAAACTTGAGGGTtttctgttcatttatttatcttcCAATATGCATGTATTTGTTGTTTTATGATGTTAGCGATAAATGCTGAGGTTTTGCTGGATTAAATTAAGAGTAGCCAGAAAGGGAGCTTCCTGGACACTAATATCTAAAATACCCAAGCAAAGCACCATTGAAGTGGTAACTGTTTTGTGGGTCTGGGGGACACCCTAATAGCTAGTGAGGCACCTCAGATCATTTCAAGCATAAAAGTAGTATAATCTGGTCAAGCAAAGATAACTGGGAGAAATGATATTGAGACTAGAGtcagtctttctctttctttctctctctctctctctctctctctgtgtgtgtgtgtgtatgtgtatgtgtgttggacAGAACAGTTTCTGTGTGCATGCTCACGCATGCGTGATACATATAACCAGAGTTCTTTCCCGCTgcctgtcttcctcccctgtgactACTGGGCAAGACCCCTCCGGCTATGCGTCCAGCATGGGGGAGAGTGGTACCCAGGCTCACCTTCAGCCAGCCCATGTAGAATATGAACTGCAGGATTGTGAAGAAAGGCACAACGAGGTCCATCTCATGGCCTGGGTAGTTCTTGGCTGGGTTCAGAAACTGCCGCCCCACCAAGCATGCAAGGAAAAAGCTGTACACTGCCACTGTGACCAcctgcaaggagaagaggcacagGCAGCAAGGGCTGAGCAGGGAAATTGGAAGCCCTCAGGCTTTCACTCTAAAGCCTTGCTTTGACCTCCACAGTCATGTGACTGGGTCTCCATTTcccctttttaattttgtttctttgtttggtgtgtgtgtgtgtgtgtgtgtgtgtgtgtgtgtttgtttacttttattttccagTTAGGGTatcatgtggcccaggctagcatgaaactcactgtgtagccaaggatgaccacAAACCtctgatcctctggcctccagttTTGTGCAATGCAGAACCACCCAGGGATTTGTGCACATGTGGCAAGCACTACTACCCAGTgagctccacccccaccccatcctcaCCTGTTTGCTGGCTGGACCAGGCAGGAGCACAGATGCTTTGACCTGAGTACTAGGCCTGAGACTTACACTCTAGGGAAGTGCAAGTCTCGGGGGAAGTGTGCGTTCCTAGCTTCCTAGCTGCGGTGTTCCCACGGGACAGCCTCACAGTCTTGGCCTTACCTGTGTGTACACCATTGGGATACTGATCCAGTCGTAGGCAAACAGCTGTCCACACTGAGAACGCAAGGTGCACATCTCCTGGAGGGTGGCAGAGGAGGGTGAGGTGCGGACCACTCCCTGTGCCCCCAGAACCTCCCGTGGCTCTTCCCCAAGTATAACACAATGGTGCTCATGGAGCATCCTTGGCTGTGTGGTCGTAGGCAGCTCAGTAGACCTCTCTGTGTCTAAGTTGCTTCAACTGGCCAAAAGGAGCCTGGACTTCACAGGCTCACTCACggaggagacagaaaggagaTCTGGAGAAGGGCCACCTTGGTCTGTGGAATCACACACTACCAGGACAGGCTGTGAGAAGACCCT
This is a stretch of genomic DNA from Meriones unguiculatus strain TT.TT164.6M chromosome 1, Bangor_MerUng_6.1, whole genome shotgun sequence. It encodes these proteins:
- the Fth1 gene encoding ferritin heavy chain, translated to MTTASPSQVRQNYHQDSEAAINRQINLELYASYVYLSMSCYFDRDDVALKNFAKYFLHQSHEEREHAEKLMKLQNERGGRIFLQDIKKPDRDDWENGLNAMECALHLEKSVNQSLLELHKLATDKNDPHLCDFIETHYLNEQVKSIKELGDHVTNLRKMGAPESGMAEYLFDKHTLGHSES
- the Best1 gene encoding bestrophin-1, whose amino-acid sequence is MFHVSGFVEGNDEQGRLLRRTLMRYVMLGQVLILRSVSTAVYKRFPSLQHLVQAGFLTTAEHKELVKLSIQHNTFWVPWVWFANLVMKAYVGGRIRDGVMLQNLMNEMCTLRSQCGQLFAYDWISIPMVYTQVVTVAVYSFFLACLVGRQFLNPAKNYPGHEMDLVVPFFTILQFIFYMGWLKVAEQLINPFGEDDDDYEANWLIDRHLQVSLLSVDEMHQDLPPLERDIYWNEPDPQPPYTVASAQSRRASFMGSTFNINMQEEDMEIQSEDDDDDQNKHGGIIGRFLGLQSSDHNPPRTSSKTKLLSFKKERYPQGQPKDRENTRDQEDNDWKIKSLDTYRAVPLFERPDYHSAPQTPLSQTPMVSPPEWSAPSKPYLVTGDEASTKNQKVGDMKKTVEFNLNIPESPAAQPRQAHLDELPTNRQTVMEHSTSLESRSVDPDHGLHSHVYGSS